From Cucumis melo cultivar AY chromosome 1, USDA_Cmelo_AY_1.0, whole genome shotgun sequence, a single genomic window includes:
- the LOC103499816 gene encoding receptor-like protein 56 isoform X2, translating into MFLDELQVSNGCIEEERLSLLHMKSIFLSYDIPHVFHKSPFPSWVGSNCCNWERVKCDTFGIHVVELLLYELFSDEHYHGLDENYHLLNLSLFQNFKELKTLDLTYNAFNEITGNQGFNKFPNFNKLETLNLSGNYFGNKILSSLSGFTSLKKLLLNTNKLNGSITLLGFENLRELDLSMNGLNGTLQMQDVAKLKSLEVLDLSFDSFYDGVIPLQDLKNLKVLNLSYNQFNGSLPIQGFCKSKSLVELNIRNNQIRGEFPECIRNFDGLKLLDISYNQFSGKIPNIAISKLTSIEYLSLYENDFEGTFSFSSLANHSNLWYFKLSGRNNNIGNIQVETEGVREWHPTFQLQILSLRSCNLNSQTASEVPSFLLTQHKLKYLDLAHNHLVGIFPVWLLQNNSELNSLDLKNNSLGGTLQLSTSNHNLRFLEISSNLFNGQLPTHLGLLLPKVEYFNISRNSFEGNLPSSMKQIDSLRWLDVSNNKCSGNFQISTFYNMRLLASLVLANNNFSGSIEGEWNRSLSFLTALDLSNNMLSGKIPSWIGSTNLESIQLSRNRFVGELPKEICSPWLLTILDVSENQLIGEVPSTCFTSSTLVFLYLQKNGFSGTIPHVILSKPSNLKVIDLSYNNFSGHIPKWFNKFTSLRILLLKGNELEGPIPTQLCQNSEISIMDLSSNKLNGTIPSCFNNIAFGNISFGASTKVTTYPIAIDESLGDSCICENNYIGMCCAPLSIPIIQVKVDFTTKHRLESYKGNILNYMSGLDLSSNQLTGDIPQQIGDLEHIHALNFSHNKLVGHIPKVLSNLKQLESLDLSNNFLNGSIPSDLATLNFLSTFNVSYNNLSGMIPTAPHFTYPESSFYGNPYLCGSYIEHKCSISPVLPTNNQFEKLEEDGAFIDLEALRWSFAASYITLLLGFAVILYINTRWRQRWFYFVEDCYHCFFFKCT; encoded by the exons ATGTTTCTGGATGAGTTGCAGGTTTCTAATGGATGTATTGAGGAAGAAAGATTGAGTTTGTTGCATATGAAGTCCATCTTTTTGTCCTACGATATCCCTCATGTCTTCCATAAGAGCCCATTTCCTTCATGGGTTGGATCTAATTGTTGCAATTGGGAAAGAGTTAAATGCGACACTTTTGGCATCCATGTGGTGGAACTCTTGCTCTATGAGTTGTTTTCTGATGAACATTATCATGGGTTGGATGAAAACTATCATTTGCTCAATCTTTCtctatttcaaaatttcaaagaaTTGAAAACTCTTGACTTAACTTATAATGCATTCAACGAAATTACTGGAAACCAAG GATTCAACAAATTTCCAAATTTCAACAAATTAGAGACTCTAAATCTTTCCGGAAATTATTTTGGAAATAAAATCCTTTCATCTTTGAGTGGATTTACCTCATTGAAGAAGTTGTTGCTTAATACAAACAAGTTGAATGGATCTATCACTTTACTTG GTTTTGAAAACTTGAGAGAATTAGACCTAAGTATGAATGGATTGAATGGGACACTTCAAATGCAAG ATGTTGCAAAATTGAAGAGCTTAGAAGTCTTGGATCTTTCATTTGATAGTTTTTATGATGGAGTAATACCTTTACAAG ATTTGAAGAACTTGAAAGTATTGAATCTATCCTATAATCAGTTCAATGGCTCGCTGCCAATACAAG GATTTTGCAAATCAAAAAGTCTAGTTGAGTTGAATATTAGAAACAATCAAATTAGAGGTGAATTTCCAGAATGCATCAGAAACTTCGATGGTCTTAAACTTCTTGATATCTCATATAATCAATTCAGTGGAAAAATTCCAAACATAGCCATTTCCAAACTCACATCAATTGAGTACTTATCCCTTTATGAAAATGACTTTGAAGGCACTTTCTCATTCTCCTCCTTAGCTAACCACTCTAACCTTTGGTATTTCAAGCTATCAggaagaaataataatattggaAACATTCAAGTGGAAACAGAAGGAGTACGTGAATGGCATCCTACTTTTCAGTTGCAAATTCTTTCACTGCGTAGTTGTAACCTCAATAGCCAAACTGCATCAGAAGTCCCAAGTTTTTTACTCACACAGCATAAGTTGAAATACCTTGATCTTGCTCATAACCATTTGGTTGGAATTTTTCCTGTTTGGTTGTTACAAAATAACTCTGAGTTGAACTCTTTGGATTTGAAGAACAACTCACTTGGAGGGACTCTTCAACTCTCCACTTCGAACCACAATTTAAGGTTTTTGGAAATTTCAAGTAATCTTTTTAATGGTCAATTGCCAACCCACTTGGGTCTCCTTCTACCAAAAGTTGAGTACTTCAATATTTCAAGAAATAGTTTTGAAGGTAATCTTCCTTCATCTATGAAACAAATTGATTCCCTTCGTTGGTTGGATGTATCAAACAACAAATGTTCTGGAAATTTTCAGATTTCTACGTTCTACAACATGCGTTTATTAGCATCTTTGGTTCTAGCAAACAACAATTTCAGTGGAAGCATCGAGGGTGAATGGAATCGCTCGTTATCTTTTTTGACTGCATTGGATCTATCCAATAATATGTTATCAGGCAAAATTCCTAGTTGGATTGGCAGTACAAATCTTGAATCTATCCAATTATCAAGAAACCGTTTTGTAGGTGAACTTCCAAAAGAAATTTGCTCCCCATGGTTACTTACAATCCTGGATGTGTCTGAAAACCAACTAATTGGTGAAGTACCTTCTACCTGTTTCACCTCTTCGACTTTGGTTTTCTTATACCTGCAAAAGAATGGGTTCTCAGGGACTATACCACATGTAATATTGTCCAAACCCTCAAACTTAAAAGTTATTGATCTAAGCTACAACAACTTTTCAGGACATATTCCTAAATGGTTCAACAAATTTACAAGCTTGCGGATTCTTTTGTTGAAAGGGAATGAATTGGAAGGTCCAATTCCAACACAATTGTGTCAAAATAGTGAAATAAGTATTATGGATCTATCAAGCAATAAACTCAATGGAACAATACCTTCATGCTTCAATAATATAGCATTTGGGAACATAAGTTTTGGTGCTTCGACTAAGGTCACTACTTATCCCATTGCTATTGATGAAAGTTTGGGCGATAGTTGTATCTGTGAAAACAACTATATTGGAATGTGTTGTGCCCCTTTAAGTATACCTATAATACAAGTGAAAGTGGATTTTACTACAAAACACAGGTTGGAAAGTTACAAAGGAAATATTCTAAATTATATGTCTGGACTTGATTTATCAAGTAACCAACTAACTGGTGACATTCCACAACAAATTGGAGACTTGGAACATATCCATGCCTTGAATTTCTCTCACAATAAGTTGGTAGGACATATACCAAAAGTATTATCCAATCTTAAACAATTAGAAAGTTTGGATCTTTCCAATAACTTTTTAAATGGAAGTATTCCTTCTGACCTAGCTACACTCAATTTTCTTTCTACCTTCAATGTATCATACAACAATCTATCGGGTATGATCCCAACAGCACCACACTTCACATATCCTGAGAGCAGTTTTTATGGTAATCCTTATCTATGCGGATCATATATTGAACATAAATGTTCGATAAGCCCTGTATTACCTACAAACAACCAATTTGAAAAGCTAGAAGAAGATGGAGCATTCATTGACTTAGAAGCATTGCGTTGGAGCTTTGCAGCCTCATATATCACACTATTGTTGGGATTTGCAGTGATTCTATACATAAACACACGATGGCGTCAAAGATGGTTTTATTTTGTTGAAGATTGctatcattgttttttttttaagtgtaCCTAA
- the LOC103500020 gene encoding receptor-like protein 13, whose amino-acid sequence MTFLEFFLLGSNNFSGSIEEGLKNTSRLFLVALDISNNMISGKIPSWIGSKKGLQYVQMSKNHFSGELPVEMCSLSQLIILDVSQNQLFGKVPSCFNSSSLVFMYMQRNYLSGPIPPVLLSSASSLKILDLSCNHFSGHIPEWFENFTSLRVLLLKENELEGPIPQQLCQVEAISIMDLSSNRLNGSIPSCFNNIMFGIIKGNQTTQTFNPPGVITFSSEDSDPDAGKEYCTPYTTSCPSTTILILPVIQVEVDFTTKHRYEIYKGNVLNYMSGLDLSNNQLIGDIPQQIGDLVQIHALNFSNNKLVGNIPKALSNLKQLESLDLSNNLLSGNIPPELATLDYLSIFNVSYNNLSGMIPTAPHFTYPPSSFYGNPKLCGSYIEHKCSSPVLPTDNQYEKLELEVDDGGFIDLEAFFWSFAASYIILLLGFVAVLCINPQWRQRWLYFIEDCYYLLLQAYIKCKN is encoded by the coding sequence ATGACTTTTCTAGAATTTTTTCTTCTGGGAAGCAACAACTTTAGTGGAAGTATTGAGGAAGGATTAAAAAATACATCAAGATTGTTTTTGGTTGCCTTGGACATATCCAACAATATGATATCAGGTAAAATTCCTAGTTGGATTGGAAGTAAAAAAGGCCTTCAATATGTCCAAATGTCAAAAAATCATTTTTCAGGTGAACTTCCTGTAGAAATGTGTTCGCTTTCTCAACTTATAATCTTAGATGTTTCACAAAATCAATTGTTTGGTAAAGTACCCTCTTGCTTCAACTCTTCATCATTGGTTTTTATGTACATGCAAAGGAATTACCTCTCAGGACCTATACCACCTGTCTTATTGTCTAGTGCCTCAAGCTTAAAAATCCTTGATCTTAGCTGCAATCACTTTTCTGGACATATTCCTGAATGGTTCGAGAATTTTACAAGCTTGCGGGTTCTTTTGTTGAAAGAGAATGAATTGGAAGGTCCAATTCCTCAACAGCTATGCCAAGTTGAAGCAATTAGTATTATGGATCTTTCTAGCAATCGACTCAATGGATCAATACCTTCATGCTTCAATAATATAATGTTTGGGATCATAAAAGGTAATCAAACCACTCAAACTTTTAATCCTCCTGGAGTCATTACCTTTTCTTCTGAAGATAGTGATCCGGATGCTGGTAAAGAATATTGTACCCCCTACACGACATCATGTCCTTCAACAACTATATTGATTTTACCTGTCATTCAAGTGGAAGTGGATTTTACTACAAAACATAGGTATGAGATTTACAAAGGGAATGTTCTAAATTATATGTCTGGACTTGATTTGTCAAATAACCAACTAATAGGTGATATTCCTCAACAAATTGGAGACTTGGTACAGATTCATGCCTTGAATTTCTCTAACAATAAGTTGGTAGGAAATATACCAAAAGCATTATCCAATCTCAAACAACTTGAGAGCTTGGATCTTTCAAATAACTTATTGAGTGGAAATATTCCTCCCGAACTTGCTACACTCGATTATCTATCTATCTTCAATGTGTCGTACAACAATCTGTCTGGTATGATTCCAACAGCACCACACTTCACGTATCCTCCGAGCAGTTTCTATGGAAATCCTAAACTTTGTGGATCATATATTGAACACAAATGCTCAAGCCCTGTTTTACCAACAGACAACCAATATGAAAAGTTGGAATTAGAAGTAGATGATGGAGGATTCATTGATTTAGAAGCATTCTTTTGGAGCTTTGCAGCCTCTTATATCATACTACTCTTGGGATTTGTAGCTGTTCTATGCATAAACCCACAATGGCGACAGAGATGGTTATATTTTATTGAAGATTGCTATTATTTACTTTTGCAAGCTTACATAAAATGTAAAAATTGA
- the LOC103499816 gene encoding receptor-like protein 13 isoform X3, with product MFLDELQVSNGCIEEERLSLLHMKSIFLSYDIPHVFHKSPFPSWVGSNCCNWERVKCDTFGIHVVELLLYELFSDEHYHGLDENYHLLNLSLFQNFKELKTLDLTYNAFNEITGNQGFNKFPNFNKLETLNLSGNYFGNKILSSLSGFTSLKKLLLNTNKLNGSITLLGFENLRELDLSMNGLNGTLQMQGLDGLEILNLEYNVFKNNNIFSSLRGLTSLRILKLNNNVDLGGTFPTQDVAKLKSLEVLDLSFDSFYDGVIPLQDLKNLKVLNLSYNQFNGSLPIQGFCKSKSLVELNIRNNQIRGEFPECIRNFDGLKLLDISYNQFSGKIPNIAISKLTSIEYLSLYENDFEGTFSFSSLANHSNLWYFKLSGRNNNIGNIQVETEGVREWHPTFQLQILSLRSCNLNSQTASEVPSFLLTQHKLKYLDLAHNHLVGIFPVWLLQNNSELNSLDLKNNSLGGTLQLSTSNHNLRFLEISSNLFNGQLPTHLGLLLPKVEYFNISRNSFEDFYVLQHAFISIFGSSKQQFQWKHRG from the exons ATGTTTCTGGATGAGTTGCAGGTTTCTAATGGATGTATTGAGGAAGAAAGATTGAGTTTGTTGCATATGAAGTCCATCTTTTTGTCCTACGATATCCCTCATGTCTTCCATAAGAGCCCATTTCCTTCATGGGTTGGATCTAATTGTTGCAATTGGGAAAGAGTTAAATGCGACACTTTTGGCATCCATGTGGTGGAACTCTTGCTCTATGAGTTGTTTTCTGATGAACATTATCATGGGTTGGATGAAAACTATCATTTGCTCAATCTTTCtctatttcaaaatttcaaagaaTTGAAAACTCTTGACTTAACTTATAATGCATTCAACGAAATTACTGGAAACCAAG GATTCAACAAATTTCCAAATTTCAACAAATTAGAGACTCTAAATCTTTCCGGAAATTATTTTGGAAATAAAATCCTTTCATCTTTGAGTGGATTTACCTCATTGAAGAAGTTGTTGCTTAATACAAACAAGTTGAATGGATCTATCACTTTACTTG GTTTTGAAAACTTGAGAGAATTAGACCTAAGTATGAATGGATTGAATGGGACACTTCAAATGCAAG GTCTAGATGGATTAGAGATTCTAAACCTTGAATATAATGTGTTCAAGAACAACAATATTTTTTCATCATTGAGAGGTCTTACATCATTAAGGATTTTGAAGCTTAATAATAATGTTGATCTGGGAGGCACTTTTCCCACACAAG ATGTTGCAAAATTGAAGAGCTTAGAAGTCTTGGATCTTTCATTTGATAGTTTTTATGATGGAGTAATACCTTTACAAG ATTTGAAGAACTTGAAAGTATTGAATCTATCCTATAATCAGTTCAATGGCTCGCTGCCAATACAAG GATTTTGCAAATCAAAAAGTCTAGTTGAGTTGAATATTAGAAACAATCAAATTAGAGGTGAATTTCCAGAATGCATCAGAAACTTCGATGGTCTTAAACTTCTTGATATCTCATATAATCAATTCAGTGGAAAAATTCCAAACATAGCCATTTCCAAACTCACATCAATTGAGTACTTATCCCTTTATGAAAATGACTTTGAAGGCACTTTCTCATTCTCCTCCTTAGCTAACCACTCTAACCTTTGGTATTTCAAGCTATCAggaagaaataataatattggaAACATTCAAGTGGAAACAGAAGGAGTACGTGAATGGCATCCTACTTTTCAGTTGCAAATTCTTTCACTGCGTAGTTGTAACCTCAATAGCCAAACTGCATCAGAAGTCCCAAGTTTTTTACTCACACAGCATAAGTTGAAATACCTTGATCTTGCTCATAACCATTTGGTTGGAATTTTTCCTGTTTGGTTGTTACAAAATAACTCTGAGTTGAACTCTTTGGATTTGAAGAACAACTCACTTGGAGGGACTCTTCAACTCTCCACTTCGAACCACAATTTAAGGTTTTTGGAAATTTCAAGTAATCTTTTTAATGGTCAATTGCCAACCCACTTGGGTCTCCTTCTACCAAAAGTTGAGTACTTCAATATTTCAAGAAATAGTTTTGAAG ATTTCTACGTTCTACAACATGCGTTTATTAGCATCTTTGGTTCTAGCAAACAACAATTTCAGTGGAAGCATCGAGGGTGA
- the LOC103499816 gene encoding receptor-like protein 13 isoform X1 codes for MFLDELQVSNGCIEEERLSLLHMKSIFLSYDIPHVFHKSPFPSWVGSNCCNWERVKCDTFGIHVVELLLYELFSDEHYHGLDENYHLLNLSLFQNFKELKTLDLTYNAFNEITGNQGFNKFPNFNKLETLNLSGNYFGNKILSSLSGFTSLKKLLLNTNKLNGSITLLGFENLRELDLSMNGLNGTLQMQGLDGLEILNLEYNVFKNNNIFSSLRGLTSLRILKLNNNVDLGGTFPTQDVAKLKSLEVLDLSFDSFYDGVIPLQDLKNLKVLNLSYNQFNGSLPIQGFCKSKSLVELNIRNNQIRGEFPECIRNFDGLKLLDISYNQFSGKIPNIAISKLTSIEYLSLYENDFEGTFSFSSLANHSNLWYFKLSGRNNNIGNIQVETEGVREWHPTFQLQILSLRSCNLNSQTASEVPSFLLTQHKLKYLDLAHNHLVGIFPVWLLQNNSELNSLDLKNNSLGGTLQLSTSNHNLRFLEISSNLFNGQLPTHLGLLLPKVEYFNISRNSFEGNLPSSMKQIDSLRWLDVSNNKCSGNFQISTFYNMRLLASLVLANNNFSGSIEGEWNRSLSFLTALDLSNNMLSGKIPSWIGSTNLESIQLSRNRFVGELPKEICSPWLLTILDVSENQLIGEVPSTCFTSSTLVFLYLQKNGFSGTIPHVILSKPSNLKVIDLSYNNFSGHIPKWFNKFTSLRILLLKGNELEGPIPTQLCQNSEISIMDLSSNKLNGTIPSCFNNIAFGNISFGASTKVTTYPIAIDESLGDSCICENNYIGMCCAPLSIPIIQVKVDFTTKHRLESYKGNILNYMSGLDLSSNQLTGDIPQQIGDLEHIHALNFSHNKLVGHIPKVLSNLKQLESLDLSNNFLNGSIPSDLATLNFLSTFNVSYNNLSGMIPTAPHFTYPESSFYGNPYLCGSYIEHKCSISPVLPTNNQFEKLEEDGAFIDLEALRWSFAASYITLLLGFAVILYINTRWRQRWFYFVEDCYHCFFFKCT; via the exons ATGTTTCTGGATGAGTTGCAGGTTTCTAATGGATGTATTGAGGAAGAAAGATTGAGTTTGTTGCATATGAAGTCCATCTTTTTGTCCTACGATATCCCTCATGTCTTCCATAAGAGCCCATTTCCTTCATGGGTTGGATCTAATTGTTGCAATTGGGAAAGAGTTAAATGCGACACTTTTGGCATCCATGTGGTGGAACTCTTGCTCTATGAGTTGTTTTCTGATGAACATTATCATGGGTTGGATGAAAACTATCATTTGCTCAATCTTTCtctatttcaaaatttcaaagaaTTGAAAACTCTTGACTTAACTTATAATGCATTCAACGAAATTACTGGAAACCAAG GATTCAACAAATTTCCAAATTTCAACAAATTAGAGACTCTAAATCTTTCCGGAAATTATTTTGGAAATAAAATCCTTTCATCTTTGAGTGGATTTACCTCATTGAAGAAGTTGTTGCTTAATACAAACAAGTTGAATGGATCTATCACTTTACTTG GTTTTGAAAACTTGAGAGAATTAGACCTAAGTATGAATGGATTGAATGGGACACTTCAAATGCAAG GTCTAGATGGATTAGAGATTCTAAACCTTGAATATAATGTGTTCAAGAACAACAATATTTTTTCATCATTGAGAGGTCTTACATCATTAAGGATTTTGAAGCTTAATAATAATGTTGATCTGGGAGGCACTTTTCCCACACAAG ATGTTGCAAAATTGAAGAGCTTAGAAGTCTTGGATCTTTCATTTGATAGTTTTTATGATGGAGTAATACCTTTACAAG ATTTGAAGAACTTGAAAGTATTGAATCTATCCTATAATCAGTTCAATGGCTCGCTGCCAATACAAG GATTTTGCAAATCAAAAAGTCTAGTTGAGTTGAATATTAGAAACAATCAAATTAGAGGTGAATTTCCAGAATGCATCAGAAACTTCGATGGTCTTAAACTTCTTGATATCTCATATAATCAATTCAGTGGAAAAATTCCAAACATAGCCATTTCCAAACTCACATCAATTGAGTACTTATCCCTTTATGAAAATGACTTTGAAGGCACTTTCTCATTCTCCTCCTTAGCTAACCACTCTAACCTTTGGTATTTCAAGCTATCAggaagaaataataatattggaAACATTCAAGTGGAAACAGAAGGAGTACGTGAATGGCATCCTACTTTTCAGTTGCAAATTCTTTCACTGCGTAGTTGTAACCTCAATAGCCAAACTGCATCAGAAGTCCCAAGTTTTTTACTCACACAGCATAAGTTGAAATACCTTGATCTTGCTCATAACCATTTGGTTGGAATTTTTCCTGTTTGGTTGTTACAAAATAACTCTGAGTTGAACTCTTTGGATTTGAAGAACAACTCACTTGGAGGGACTCTTCAACTCTCCACTTCGAACCACAATTTAAGGTTTTTGGAAATTTCAAGTAATCTTTTTAATGGTCAATTGCCAACCCACTTGGGTCTCCTTCTACCAAAAGTTGAGTACTTCAATATTTCAAGAAATAGTTTTGAAGGTAATCTTCCTTCATCTATGAAACAAATTGATTCCCTTCGTTGGTTGGATGTATCAAACAACAAATGTTCTGGAAATTTTCAGATTTCTACGTTCTACAACATGCGTTTATTAGCATCTTTGGTTCTAGCAAACAACAATTTCAGTGGAAGCATCGAGGGTGAATGGAATCGCTCGTTATCTTTTTTGACTGCATTGGATCTATCCAATAATATGTTATCAGGCAAAATTCCTAGTTGGATTGGCAGTACAAATCTTGAATCTATCCAATTATCAAGAAACCGTTTTGTAGGTGAACTTCCAAAAGAAATTTGCTCCCCATGGTTACTTACAATCCTGGATGTGTCTGAAAACCAACTAATTGGTGAAGTACCTTCTACCTGTTTCACCTCTTCGACTTTGGTTTTCTTATACCTGCAAAAGAATGGGTTCTCAGGGACTATACCACATGTAATATTGTCCAAACCCTCAAACTTAAAAGTTATTGATCTAAGCTACAACAACTTTTCAGGACATATTCCTAAATGGTTCAACAAATTTACAAGCTTGCGGATTCTTTTGTTGAAAGGGAATGAATTGGAAGGTCCAATTCCAACACAATTGTGTCAAAATAGTGAAATAAGTATTATGGATCTATCAAGCAATAAACTCAATGGAACAATACCTTCATGCTTCAATAATATAGCATTTGGGAACATAAGTTTTGGTGCTTCGACTAAGGTCACTACTTATCCCATTGCTATTGATGAAAGTTTGGGCGATAGTTGTATCTGTGAAAACAACTATATTGGAATGTGTTGTGCCCCTTTAAGTATACCTATAATACAAGTGAAAGTGGATTTTACTACAAAACACAGGTTGGAAAGTTACAAAGGAAATATTCTAAATTATATGTCTGGACTTGATTTATCAAGTAACCAACTAACTGGTGACATTCCACAACAAATTGGAGACTTGGAACATATCCATGCCTTGAATTTCTCTCACAATAAGTTGGTAGGACATATACCAAAAGTATTATCCAATCTTAAACAATTAGAAAGTTTGGATCTTTCCAATAACTTTTTAAATGGAAGTATTCCTTCTGACCTAGCTACACTCAATTTTCTTTCTACCTTCAATGTATCATACAACAATCTATCGGGTATGATCCCAACAGCACCACACTTCACATATCCTGAGAGCAGTTTTTATGGTAATCCTTATCTATGCGGATCATATATTGAACATAAATGTTCGATAAGCCCTGTATTACCTACAAACAACCAATTTGAAAAGCTAGAAGAAGATGGAGCATTCATTGACTTAGAAGCATTGCGTTGGAGCTTTGCAGCCTCATATATCACACTATTGTTGGGATTTGCAGTGATTCTATACATAAACACACGATGGCGTCAAAGATGGTTTTATTTTGTTGAAGATTGctatcattgttttttttttaagtgtaCCTAA